Proteins encoded by one window of Rutidosis leptorrhynchoides isolate AG116_Rl617_1_P2 chromosome 7, CSIRO_AGI_Rlap_v1, whole genome shotgun sequence:
- the LOC139860091 gene encoding uncharacterized protein → MNRFCDFHSDYGHDTDEFFNLKKAIEEAVRSGKLYHLIKVIRNPKKERVDEPLDEEKKPQIDKAIFTIDSYQPYKKRGSSYGIMGYDEVFFPALDTITPSDLPVTISEKIYNMRLHRIYLDGGSTCDVMYEHCFAQLNLAIRTRLSPAQAPLVGFSGERCWAIGEIKLELTIGEPPFSRTETLNLAIIRSASPHNILLERVAIRKMGMIVSTIHQLVKFHTSEGIGT, encoded by the coding sequence ATGAATAGGTTCTGCGATTTTCATAGTGACTACGGTCATGATACCGACGAGTTCTTCAATCTCAAAAAAGCAATCGAAGAGGCGGTTCGATCCGGGAAGTTATATCACCTCATCAAGGTTATACGAAACCCGAAGAAAGAAAGAGTAGACGAGCCACTGGACGAAGAAAAGAAACCACAGATAGATAAAGCCATATTCACGATAGATTCGTATCAACCCTACAAGAAAAGAGGAAGTAGCTATGGGATCATGGGATACGATGAAGTTTTCTTTCCAGCATTAGACACTATTACCCCATCAGATCTCCCGGTCACTATAAGCGAAAAAATCTACAACATGCGACTTCATAGGATATACCTCGACGGAGGAAGCACCTGCGATgtcatgtatgaacattgcttcgcCCAACTCAACCTAGCTATCAGAACTCGTCTATCGCCAGCCCAAGCTCCCTTGGTAGGATTTTCGGGAGAAAGGTGTTGGGCTATTGGGGAAATCAAGCTGGAACTTACTATCGGCGAACCACCATTCTCAAGAACCGAAACGCTCAACCTCGCCATCATACGATCTGCTTCCCCACACAATATCTTGCTTGAAAGGGTAGCCATTCGGAAAATGGGAATGATAGTCTCAACAATACATCAGTTAGTAAAATTTCATACTTCCGAAGGTATAGGGACGTAG